The proteins below are encoded in one region of uncultured Eubacteriales bacterium:
- a CDS encoding hypothetical protein (Evidence 5 : No homology to any previously reported sequences) gives MSRKGYIRNPQSHKFMIDVKIFRNYVSFCVHWELYK, from the coding sequence ATGAGCCGTAAAGGCTATATCAGGAATCCGCAATCCCACAAGTTTATGATTGACGTAAAAATTTTTAGAAATTATGTCAGCTTTTGCGTTCATTGGGAATTATATAAGTGA